A window of the Pseudobacteroides sp. genome harbors these coding sequences:
- a CDS encoding fused MFS/spermidine synthase, whose product MNKLLVFSTAFLCGMSVMGVEMAATRLLAPYFGASQIVWTIVIGIIMISLSWGYFRGGKTADKFNNPDKLFITIWKAAVWITLIPLLGKYLASVIFMGLMALAPSGLIIAGASLSCLVIFSFPLIKLGMVSPYLVKLALDHQDNDGEIVGKIYALSTIGSLVGTLIPTFITIPTIGTQKTFLFFAMVLHILCLYYYIGRRVKLKRTVITGVLTLAFLIIPFGSNLAFWKEVKAEYESNYNYLIVSENNDVTTLSTNVGFGFQSASKKDSLFTGYYYDYASMAPFFLKDVDKLEKIKVLVLGHGTGTFTKQVKHVFPNSEIQGVEIDKKVNYIAKEHFGFKDELAKVSISDGRVFVKTSKEKYDVIFIDAYHDISTPFHMATKEFYEEVKSCLTENGIIVMNISIGSTNEKSVSQYLQHTLRACMNKVYSYQTTDNNVILIAMNNYGLEQFNQNIKNMPQSHQCKKVVDQIKSKVTEVNDKKYVLTDDLSNIELLEQKSFSDVINKAAAESPLKINLKLKINQE is encoded by the coding sequence ATGAATAAGCTATTGGTATTTTCAACTGCTTTTTTGTGCGGGATGTCGGTAATGGGGGTAGAAATGGCTGCAACAAGGCTGTTGGCACCATATTTTGGTGCATCCCAAATAGTATGGACAATTGTTATAGGGATTATAATGATTTCACTAAGCTGGGGATATTTTAGAGGAGGAAAAACCGCAGATAAGTTTAACAATCCGGATAAGCTTTTTATAACAATATGGAAAGCTGCTGTGTGGATTACATTGATCCCATTATTAGGAAAATATTTGGCATCGGTAATTTTCATGGGATTAATGGCACTAGCACCTTCCGGCTTGATAATCGCAGGGGCTTCCCTATCTTGTTTAGTAATATTTTCGTTCCCTTTAATAAAGCTGGGAATGGTATCACCTTATCTTGTTAAGCTTGCACTAGACCATCAAGACAATGACGGTGAAATAGTAGGTAAAATATATGCCTTATCGACTATTGGAAGTTTAGTCGGCACGCTCATTCCAACTTTTATTACCATACCTACCATCGGCACCCAGAAGACATTTTTATTTTTTGCCATGGTACTACATATATTATGCCTATATTACTATATTGGAAGAAGGGTGAAATTAAAGAGAACAGTAATTACAGGTGTTTTAACACTTGCATTTCTGATAATTCCATTTGGAAGCAACCTTGCTTTCTGGAAGGAAGTAAAGGCGGAGTATGAATCAAACTATAATTATTTGATAGTATCTGAGAATAATGATGTCACAACCTTGAGCACAAATGTAGGATTTGGGTTTCAATCAGCTTCAAAAAAAGACAGCTTGTTCACAGGTTACTATTATGACTATGCATCAATGGCACCATTTTTTCTAAAAGACGTGGATAAGCTAGAAAAAATTAAGGTTTTAGTGCTGGGTCATGGAACCGGTACCTTTACAAAACAGGTAAAGCATGTATTTCCAAACAGTGAAATCCAAGGCGTGGAAATTGATAAAAAGGTTAATTATATAGCAAAGGAGCATTTTGGTTTTAAAGATGAGCTGGCAAAGGTCAGCATTTCTGATGGAAGGGTTTTTGTAAAAACCAGCAAAGAAAAGTATGATGTTATATTTATTGATGCATATCATGATATCAGTACACCGTTTCATATGGCCACTAAAGAGTTTTATGAAGAAGTAAAAAGCTGTCTGACTGAAAATGGCATTATTGTAATGAATATCAGCATAGGCTCTACAAATGAAAAGTCGGTATCTCAATACCTACAGCACACATTGAGGGCTTGTATGAACAAGGTTTATTCCTATCAAACAACTGACAATAATGTTATTCTTATCGCTATGAATAATTATGGCCTGGAGCAGTTTAACCAAAACATAAAGAATATGCCCCAAAGCCACCAATGCAAAAAGGTAGTTGACCAGATCAAAAGCAAGGTGACTGAGGTGAATGATAAAAAATACGTTCTTACAGATGACTTATCCAATATTGAGCTTTTGGAACAGAAATCCTTTAGCGACGTAATAAACAAGGCTGCGGCTGAAAGTCCTCTAAAGATAAACCTAAAGCTTAAAATAAACCAGGAATGA
- a CDS encoding CPBP family intramembrane glutamic endopeptidase: MDKRKISIPKSIFRIIRLIITTILIIILLRIFRNFIPFINIDNSSILIPGLILSVLVCTVLFDKVRLSNLGLAFTSKSIFTFIYGLIIASVSVIAIAAYAFFQNIQGTELLITPKWFNADNLSLLVFYLMVAFGEELFFRGYIISTLRSSGLKVFAVLMSSFIFMLIHLVNSETTLLTLIGTFMAGLLLAILYVKFNNLWVCIGFHLAWNFLQDSVIHVPTKGTEVISIVVLAFMTLLASLSFKSSESFETKTT; the protein is encoded by the coding sequence ATGGATAAACGTAAAATTTCAATCCCAAAATCAATTTTCAGAATAATTCGACTTATCATAACAACTATTCTCATTATAATTTTGCTTAGGATTTTTAGAAACTTTATCCCCTTTATAAACATAGACAATAGCTCAATACTAATTCCCGGGCTAATTTTGTCCGTTCTTGTCTGTACTGTTTTATTCGATAAAGTAAGACTTTCAAATTTGGGTCTGGCATTTACATCCAAAAGTATATTTACTTTCATTTATGGACTGATTATTGCCTCAGTATCGGTAATTGCAATCGCTGCATATGCCTTTTTTCAAAACATTCAAGGGACTGAGCTTCTGATTACACCCAAATGGTTCAATGCCGACAACTTATCCCTACTGGTATTTTATCTTATGGTTGCCTTTGGAGAAGAACTGTTTTTCCGTGGGTATATTATATCAACCTTAAGAAGTTCAGGCCTGAAAGTATTCGCAGTATTAATGTCTTCATTCATTTTTATGCTCATACATCTTGTTAATTCTGAGACTACATTGCTGACATTAATCGGTACATTTATGGCAGGCCTGCTTTTGGCAATACTATATGTCAAGTTCAATAATCTATGGGTTTGCATCGGTTTCCACCTGGCATGGAATTTCCTGCAGGATTCTGTTATACATGTTCCGACTAAAGGGACCGAAGTGATATCTATAGTTGTCCTTGCGTTTATGACTTTACTTGCATCCCTCAGTTTTAAATCTTCCGAAAGCTTTGAGACAAAAACAACTTAG
- the galU gene encoding UTP--glucose-1-phosphate uridylyltransferase GalU: MKVRKAIIPAAGLGTRFLPATKAQPKEMLPIVDKPTIQYIVEEAIDSGIEDIIIVTGRNKRAIEDHFDKSYELEEELKKKGKQDLLAQVQDISNLVDIHYIRQKEPKGLGHAIYCAKSFIGNEPFAVLLGDDIVNSEVPCLKQMISIYNEYKTTVLGVQQVPLEDVPKYGIVSCKQVDDRVYKVKDLVEKPDIENAPSNIAILGRYIISPHIFEYLEGAAPGKGGEIQLTDALKSLISNEAIYAYDFVGKRYDVGNRLGFLEATVEYALNRDDIKDDFKDYLQKVIEKF, translated from the coding sequence TTGAAAGTACGTAAAGCCATAATTCCAGCCGCAGGATTAGGCACAAGGTTTTTACCTGCGACAAAAGCACAACCCAAAGAGATGCTGCCTATAGTGGACAAGCCCACGATACAATACATTGTTGAGGAAGCCATCGATTCAGGTATAGAAGATATCATCATTGTTACCGGAAGAAACAAACGTGCCATTGAAGACCATTTCGACAAATCATACGAGCTTGAGGAAGAGCTCAAGAAGAAGGGAAAGCAGGATTTGCTGGCCCAAGTACAAGACATATCCAATCTCGTAGACATTCATTACATAAGGCAAAAAGAGCCAAAAGGCTTGGGACATGCTATATATTGTGCAAAGTCCTTTATAGGAAACGAACCCTTTGCAGTTTTACTGGGTGATGATATTGTCAACTCAGAGGTTCCGTGCCTCAAACAAATGATTTCTATTTATAATGAATATAAAACCACAGTTCTCGGTGTCCAGCAGGTTCCACTGGAAGACGTACCCAAGTATGGAATAGTAAGCTGCAAACAGGTTGACGACAGGGTTTACAAGGTTAAGGATCTGGTAGAAAAGCCTGATATTGAGAATGCTCCTTCCAACATTGCAATTCTTGGAAGGTATATAATATCTCCCCATATTTTTGAGTACTTGGAGGGTGCTGCCCCTGGTAAAGGCGGAGAAATACAGTTGACTGACGCACTTAAGAGCCTTATAAGCAATGAGGCTATATATGCATATGACTTTGTGGGCAAGAGATATGACGTGGGAAACAGACTGGGTTTCCTTGAAGCTACTGTAGAATATGCATTAAATAGGGACGATATAAAGGATGATTTCAAAGACTATCTTCAAAAGGTCATAGAAAAGTTTTAA
- a CDS encoding ABC transporter ATP-binding protein, which translates to MSFIKVSGLRKVYRIGNSEKVIALDNIDIEVERGEIICILGTSGSGKSTLLNMLAGLEKPTRGEIIINGKNIAKMNENQLALFRRVTMGFVFQSYNLMPHLTALENVGFPLMLKNVSKRTREKKAKEMLELVGLHKQIKRKPSQMSGGQQQRVGIARALVSNPKLIFADEPTGNLDSKTTKEVMELILSKVKENNQTLIIVTHDVNIARYADRIIHIFDGNISRVETVEKTQEQCAQ; encoded by the coding sequence GTGAGCTTTATAAAAGTATCTGGATTGAGAAAGGTTTATAGAATAGGAAACAGTGAAAAAGTTATCGCACTTGACAATATTGATATTGAAGTTGAACGTGGGGAAATAATATGTATTCTAGGCACATCAGGTTCTGGAAAATCTACTTTACTTAACATGCTTGCAGGTCTTGAAAAGCCTACCAGAGGAGAAATCATAATAAATGGAAAGAACATTGCCAAAATGAATGAAAACCAGCTTGCCCTATTTAGAAGGGTAACAATGGGTTTTGTATTCCAATCCTACAACCTGATGCCTCATCTTACGGCGTTGGAAAATGTAGGATTTCCTTTAATGCTTAAAAATGTTTCCAAAAGAACAAGGGAAAAGAAGGCCAAAGAGATGCTCGAGCTTGTAGGGCTGCATAAACAGATAAAAAGAAAGCCTTCCCAGATGAGCGGAGGACAGCAGCAAAGGGTTGGGATAGCCAGAGCCCTGGTATCAAATCCCAAGCTTATTTTTGCAGATGAACCCACAGGAAACCTGGACTCAAAAACTACAAAGGAAGTTATGGAGCTTATTTTATCAAAGGTAAAGGAAAATAATCAGACATTGATTATTGTTACCCACGATGTTAATATTGCAAGATATGCCGACAGGATAATACACATATTTGATGGAAACATATCCCGAGTGGAGACTGTAGAAAAAACGCAAGAGCAGTGTGCTCAGTAA
- a CDS encoding COG1361 S-layer family protein: MRKLVALILIFAISAMGVCVNSEGEGTNLELIITDFKAPSSITKNQQFTLELTVKNNSESSFDYMYVEFGANNSFSPVSKGSRILAKNLPGPKGETVNEFLIKYNGSPDSKLPISLIYKKHDSQTVSTASDFINLPVVPYTEPAPVVSQAPQPVDTSKYVPSLVIADTKAIPSGKAGEKITITLPVKNISSHEAKNVIITTEADDKLPIATDKMASAQIIDSIKSGETKEATVTFDVASNAQEKVYTLKLNLQYTNSYNDAFAAKDSINIKLLNSLKNSRVMVSSITSYPSSINAGEGTKVTVNIQNYGNLSANDIKVSLTGLKSDGFGLSGSTDSRYIEKMNGGDKQTLEFSLNSSSKMESGSYGLGVKVEYKDTSGTQLSEESQFFVSVNKREQSESLPDVSITNLTAPVNALKSGESFSVVFDIANTGTAKLPNLKVTTTSDKEIVPKSLSTKIIPVLEAGKTQRLKFDYLVTDEAVTKNYPISINIEYETGTDQNKTKQTANQFVGVYVEGKAKETDKKSAPKVIISRCVCSPDLIKPGTNFNLDITFQNTSKVSDISNLKIVLTPAEGVFIPVNSGGTIFIDSIPKGGSVQKSITMYVKPDAQTKAHPIAVDYDYEDDKATAITAKDTVSVPVNVEARMVIGEFSIPPDAFIGQPVSIPINFFNMGKTTVYNVLIRATGDFQIQSPEYYGGNFESGKSDNYELQLTPDKPGSQNGKIILAFEDANGKSQSIEKPFTINVMDQMPMDEKMPGMPEMPGQEAAKKGGINTLYLAIGGGVGLLVIGIIVFVVVRKVSRRRKEMAFDE, encoded by the coding sequence ATGAGGAAATTAGTCGCGTTGATATTGATTTTTGCCATTTCGGCTATGGGGGTGTGCGTTAATTCAGAGGGCGAAGGAACGAACCTTGAGCTTATTATAACAGACTTCAAGGCACCTTCATCCATAACAAAAAATCAACAGTTCACACTGGAATTAACAGTAAAAAACAATTCAGAATCCAGTTTTGATTACATGTACGTCGAATTTGGAGCAAACAATTCGTTTTCACCAGTTTCCAAAGGCTCGAGGATACTGGCGAAAAACTTGCCTGGTCCTAAAGGGGAAACGGTAAATGAATTTTTGATTAAGTATAATGGCAGTCCTGATTCAAAGCTTCCAATAAGCCTTATATATAAAAAACATGATTCACAAACGGTTTCAACAGCCAGCGACTTCATCAACCTCCCTGTTGTACCCTATACAGAGCCGGCACCGGTGGTTTCACAAGCCCCTCAGCCTGTGGATACGTCAAAATATGTTCCTAGCCTTGTTATAGCCGATACAAAAGCAATACCTTCAGGTAAGGCGGGAGAAAAAATTACAATTACCCTGCCAGTAAAAAACATAAGCTCACATGAGGCGAAGAATGTGATAATAACAACCGAGGCTGACGACAAGCTGCCTATTGCTACAGATAAAATGGCTTCAGCACAGATAATCGACTCTATAAAGTCAGGAGAAACCAAGGAGGCCACCGTAACATTTGATGTAGCTTCCAATGCCCAGGAAAAGGTCTATACATTGAAGCTGAACCTTCAATACACAAACTCATATAATGATGCCTTTGCCGCAAAGGACAGTATCAACATCAAGCTTTTGAACTCTTTAAAAAATTCAAGGGTAATGGTTTCTTCCATAACGTCATACCCTTCTTCAATAAATGCAGGAGAAGGAACGAAGGTTACAGTCAATATTCAGAACTATGGAAATTTATCTGCAAATGATATAAAGGTTTCATTGACAGGGCTGAAAAGCGATGGCTTTGGGCTTTCAGGCTCTACCGACTCCAGGTACATAGAAAAAATGAACGGCGGAGATAAGCAGACCCTGGAATTTTCACTTAATTCATCTTCGAAGATGGAATCTGGAAGCTATGGGCTCGGAGTCAAGGTTGAATACAAGGACACTTCCGGCACCCAATTATCTGAAGAGTCCCAGTTTTTTGTATCCGTAAATAAAAGGGAGCAGTCGGAATCTTTACCTGATGTGTCAATAACAAATCTAACGGCACCGGTAAATGCATTAAAATCCGGTGAAAGTTTTTCAGTAGTTTTTGATATAGCAAATACAGGCACAGCTAAGCTGCCCAATCTCAAGGTAACAACTACAAGCGATAAGGAAATTGTTCCAAAATCATTAAGTACAAAGATTATACCTGTGCTTGAAGCCGGGAAAACCCAGAGACTGAAGTTTGATTATCTGGTAACCGATGAGGCTGTCACAAAAAACTACCCCATATCAATAAACATAGAGTATGAAACAGGTACGGATCAAAACAAGACAAAGCAAACTGCAAACCAGTTTGTGGGGGTATATGTTGAAGGAAAGGCAAAGGAAACAGATAAGAAGTCTGCACCTAAGGTCATAATAAGCAGGTGTGTATGCAGCCCAGATTTAATTAAGCCCGGTACCAACTTCAATCTGGATATCACATTCCAAAACACAAGTAAAGTATCGGATATCTCCAACCTTAAGATAGTGCTGACGCCTGCTGAAGGAGTTTTTATTCCTGTCAACAGCGGAGGAACCATATTTATAGACAGCATTCCTAAAGGCGGCTCAGTTCAAAAGAGTATAACCATGTATGTTAAACCTGATGCACAGACTAAAGCACACCCTATAGCGGTGGACTATGACTATGAAGATGATAAGGCTACTGCCATTACTGCGAAGGATACTGTCAGTGTACCTGTAAATGTTGAAGCAAGAATGGTTATAGGAGAGTTCAGTATACCTCCTGATGCTTTTATAGGGCAGCCTGTATCAATACCGATTAACTTTTTCAATATGGGAAAAACAACGGTGTATAATGTACTTATAAGGGCAACAGGTGACTTTCAGATCCAGTCTCCCGAATACTACGGAGGTAACTTTGAGTCGGGAAAGTCCGACAACTATGAGCTGCAATTAACCCCTGATAAACCTGGGAGTCAGAATGGAAAAATCATACTTGCTTTTGAAGATGCTAATGGAAAAAGTCAGAGTATTGAGAAACCTTTCACAATAAATGTCATGGATCAAATGCCGATGGACGAAAAAATGCCTGGAATGCCTGAAATGCCAGGACAAGAGGCAGCTAAAAAGGGAGGAATAAATACTCTTTATCTGGCCATTGGCGGTGGAGTGGGGCTGCTGGTAATCGGAATAATTGTATTTGTTGTGGTGAGGAAAGTATCCAGACGCAGGAAGGAAATGGCCTTCGATGAATAA
- a CDS encoding ABC transporter permease: MNNVDLLKTGLKNLKRRKARTFLTVLGVLIGTASIVIMISFGIGIKTNINNQMLNIGSMRIIEIQNFGYMPEMGQPNVVKKKEKLDDALIRRIAGWEGIEAVTPLLEGNIKCVAGKYMSSLMVLGINPDVLEKFEFSVQEGRLLNKTDEYNLLVGSMVPMNFYNPKRMNSYQGMMMMGQNPKPPVDLMKEKLVLTFDYSYGEKVVKDPMVPQPTENKKPPKLYKAKAVGIIKQGSSDKDYNTYMNLESLKKLLKENAKNQQGSGMMVMGGMPSTNLNEYQRGQILVKDVKYIEDIQERLKGMGLSAFSVMDMAKEMEKAANVIQMILGALGAISLFVAAIGIGNTMVMSVYERTREIGIMKVLGATFGDIRKLFLLEAALIGFFGGMVGIGLSYGASYIINAVINSMSQTSPEMGGGGGPGIASVIPIWLSVMAVAFSSFIGVLSGIYPAIRAMKLSALEAIKTD, translated from the coding sequence ATGAATAATGTTGATCTATTGAAAACCGGTTTGAAAAACTTAAAAAGAAGAAAGGCTCGTACCTTTCTGACTGTGCTTGGTGTCCTTATCGGAACCGCATCAATAGTTATAATGATATCATTCGGTATTGGGATTAAAACAAATATAAACAATCAAATGCTTAATATTGGAAGCATGAGGATTATAGAGATACAGAACTTTGGATATATGCCTGAAATGGGGCAACCAAATGTTGTAAAAAAGAAAGAAAAGTTGGATGATGCACTCATTAGAAGGATAGCAGGCTGGGAAGGAATAGAGGCGGTAACGCCACTACTTGAAGGCAATATAAAGTGTGTTGCAGGAAAGTATATGTCTTCTTTAATGGTTTTAGGAATAAATCCGGATGTCCTTGAAAAATTTGAGTTTTCGGTACAGGAAGGAAGACTTCTAAATAAGACCGATGAGTATAACTTATTGGTAGGATCAATGGTTCCTATGAACTTCTACAACCCCAAAAGGATGAATTCTTATCAGGGAATGATGATGATGGGGCAGAATCCCAAGCCTCCTGTTGATCTTATGAAGGAAAAGTTGGTACTGACCTTTGACTATTCATATGGGGAAAAAGTAGTAAAGGATCCAATGGTGCCCCAGCCTACAGAAAATAAAAAGCCGCCAAAACTTTATAAGGCCAAGGCGGTAGGTATTATCAAGCAAGGAAGTAGTGACAAAGACTATAACACATATATGAACCTGGAGAGCCTGAAAAAACTTTTAAAAGAGAATGCAAAGAACCAACAGGGCTCTGGAATGATGGTTATGGGAGGGATGCCTTCTACAAACCTGAATGAATACCAGAGAGGTCAGATATTGGTGAAAGACGTAAAGTATATAGAGGATATTCAAGAAAGGCTTAAGGGAATGGGACTTAGTGCCTTCAGTGTAATGGATATGGCAAAGGAAATGGAAAAGGCTGCAAACGTCATACAGATGATACTGGGAGCACTGGGGGCCATATCACTCTTTGTGGCAGCTATAGGTATAGGAAATACCATGGTTATGTCGGTTTATGAGAGAACAAGGGAAATAGGTATTATGAAGGTGCTTGGTGCTACTTTTGGGGATATTAGAAAGTTGTTTTTATTGGAAGCGGCATTGATAGGATTTTTTGGAGGTATGGTAGGAATTGGCTTGAGCTATGGTGCATCTTATATTATTAATGCTGTTATAAACTCAATGTCACAAACCAGCCCGGAAATGGGAGGTGGAGGAGGCCCAGGAATCGCATCGGTTATACCCATATGGTTGTCTGTTATGGCTGTAGCATTTTCATCATTTATAGGTGTTCTATCAGGTATTTATCCTGCAATTAGAGCCATGAAACTCAGCGCACTAGAAGCAATTAAGACGGATTAA
- a CDS encoding alpha/beta hydrolase, whose translation MMSTFTGCTGKNGNNTETPGINADGNPDKVNSLEKVKIGGLEQWIYINGNDDTNPVLLFVHGGPGYAMMPILHQQNSQLEDKFVVVNWDQRGAGLSYSDKVSKKSMTLRQFDKDVHELTQYLKSRFNQQKIYIVGHSFGTVLALRAVKDYPEDYWAYVGIGQVVDIADNEKLSYEFALNMAKTYNVTQAIEELNNIGQPDKNGNYKDDEGYEITMSWVEYFGGDVYGKTGPEEMEYFMQSDPIYKGKKDQLEEGLEFSQWLFEDEEVLNMDLRKQIKKIEVPAYILAGKHDYDTPFALAQEYFNVMEAPKKEFVWFEYSAHFPFFEEPQMFNSVLIDKVLAETYKNKP comes from the coding sequence ATGATGAGTACTTTTACAGGCTGTACCGGAAAAAACGGAAATAACACCGAGACGCCGGGTATCAACGCTGATGGAAATCCAGATAAGGTAAACTCGTTGGAGAAGGTCAAAATAGGTGGATTGGAGCAATGGATATATATTAACGGCAATGATGACACCAATCCTGTTCTGTTGTTTGTACATGGCGGACCCGGTTATGCCATGATGCCTATACTGCATCAGCAAAATTCCCAGTTGGAGGATAAGTTTGTGGTAGTGAACTGGGATCAGAGAGGTGCAGGGCTTTCATATTCTGACAAGGTTTCAAAAAAGTCCATGACATTAAGGCAATTTGATAAGGATGTTCATGAACTGACGCAGTATTTGAAATCAAGGTTTAACCAGCAGAAAATATATATAGTAGGGCATTCTTTTGGAACAGTATTGGCACTTAGGGCAGTGAAGGATTATCCGGAGGATTATTGGGCATATGTCGGTATAGGTCAGGTTGTGGATATTGCTGACAATGAGAAATTGAGCTATGAATTTGCATTGAATATGGCAAAGACCTATAACGTAACGCAGGCTATTGAAGAACTCAACAATATAGGGCAGCCCGACAAAAATGGGAATTACAAGGATGATGAGGGCTATGAGATCACAATGAGTTGGGTTGAGTACTTTGGTGGAGACGTCTATGGCAAGACCGGTCCGGAAGAAATGGAGTACTTTATGCAAAGCGATCCCATTTACAAGGGAAAGAAAGATCAGTTGGAAGAAGGACTGGAATTTTCTCAATGGTTATTTGAGGATGAAGAGGTTTTAAACATGGACCTCAGGAAGCAGATAAAGAAAATAGAGGTACCTGCATATATTCTTGCTGGAAAGCATGACTATGATACCCCATTTGCACTGGCACAGGAATACTTTAATGTAATGGAGGCACCTAAAAAAGAATTTGTATGGTTTGAATATTCTGCTCACTTTCCCTTTTTTGAAGAACCTCAGATGTTCAATAGTGTTCTTATAGACAAGGTTCTGGCAGAGACATATAAAAATAAGCCTTAA
- a CDS encoding heparan-alpha-glucosaminide N-acetyltransferase domain-containing protein produces the protein MRVLDNILSKHPVNTKRQIEVDIARGLAVFFMILVHVTGDLSSSAVGDTLFGKTVDFFGTIPAAPVFMFLMGVGFVYSRSQRPFNLFKRGIMIFACGYILNFFRGFLPLFIGSKMGYYDLNVDGTPWYYFLIEGDILHFAGIAMMFTALLKKLKIKEFFYPLIAIIIAAVTPLVGGFSTGIGFLDTFLMTIFGRYGYVFHPFFSWMVYPLMGSFFGWMLIRTENKNKFYTKAVFTSFFIGVPALIYYMAHSDIDLGIVVGDINNYFQHGILSNLLFVPFVVIWLSIWYMAASIIPEVVKGKLLFWSKAVTAVYVVHWLIVGWAEFLFIEELSLANTIIAMFIVVFFTNHITDLYIKIKDRISERNDPALNPHLN, from the coding sequence ATGAGGGTGTTAGATAACATTTTAAGCAAACATCCGGTTAATACAAAAAGGCAGATAGAGGTAGATATTGCCAGAGGGCTTGCTGTATTTTTCATGATTTTAGTGCATGTAACCGGGGATTTATCAAGCAGTGCTGTCGGGGATACTCTTTTTGGCAAGACAGTAGACTTTTTCGGAACAATTCCTGCAGCACCTGTGTTTATGTTTTTAATGGGTGTTGGCTTTGTATATTCAAGAAGTCAAAGGCCCTTCAATCTTTTTAAAAGAGGAATTATGATATTTGCCTGCGGGTATATCCTTAATTTTTTCAGAGGTTTCTTACCGCTTTTCATCGGCAGTAAAATGGGATATTATGACCTCAATGTTGATGGAACTCCATGGTACTACTTCTTGATCGAAGGTGATATATTACATTTCGCAGGTATTGCGATGATGTTTACCGCACTACTTAAGAAGCTTAAGATCAAAGAATTTTTCTATCCTCTGATAGCAATTATAATTGCTGCAGTGACGCCTCTTGTGGGAGGCTTTAGCACAGGAATAGGATTTTTGGACACATTCCTCATGACTATATTCGGTAGATACGGATATGTATTTCATCCGTTCTTTTCATGGATGGTTTATCCATTGATGGGTTCCTTCTTTGGGTGGATGCTGATTAGAACGGAAAACAAGAATAAATTCTATACAAAAGCAGTTTTCACATCTTTTTTCATTGGTGTTCCGGCACTAATATATTACATGGCACACTCAGATATTGATCTAGGTATTGTAGTGGGTGACATCAACAACTATTTCCAGCATGGAATCCTCTCCAATTTGTTATTTGTGCCTTTTGTTGTTATATGGCTGTCAATTTGGTATATGGCTGCCTCAATAATCCCCGAAGTTGTTAAAGGTAAACTCTTATTCTGGAGTAAGGCTGTTACTGCTGTATATGTCGTACACTGGCTGATCGTCGGATGGGCTGAATTCTTGTTTATCGAAGAATTAAGCCTTGCAAATACCATAATAGCCATGTTTATTGTAGTATTCTTTACCAATCACATTACTGATTTGTACATAAAAATCAAAGACAGGATAAGTGAACGTAATGATCCTGCACTAAATCCTCATTTGAATTAA